From Tripterygium wilfordii isolate XIE 37 chromosome 13, ASM1340144v1, whole genome shotgun sequence, the proteins below share one genomic window:
- the LOC120013152 gene encoding uncharacterized protein LOC120013152, translating to MEVFPQWLKKLWFKWNVRTFVLVGLTFQVVLICFGGRRKYSRKLWIRIVVWCAYLAADSVANLALGAISNELVFCDSYSDSLNNFELKVFWAPFLLLHLGGPDTITAYALEDNELWLRHLLGLFSQTGLTVYVCLLAWTGSHLSVLTILMILVGFFKYGERTWVLWRASSGQLENFPSIKEENKLVGDKIISHVRKPEVPQESIVFVASRLIFFYMPSIVHAGRGEYLYETISDFLLEAPAEIISKLIEIELGFMYDLLYTKARVVYTPCILALRVMGFFLTCIVLVLFPLRVTQDYYYYYYYYDYSKVDVAITFALLVGAITTDLYAAFALLSSNWSTALLYPLTQKNSCYQAIAYCQKYFNKSPLPLWFNKISQFSLLRFCFGEKHVRFDCVLNHFPRVHEKLEKQESITYLEVTDTLKRHIIRKVQQKHKESLSQTQGVVLQGNIDDVLQKNSCSEELNPYKGRDIKQNIIVWHIATELCYYLEDAEAAGIVQSEQREISLHISQYMLSLFVIHPSMLSAKANVKLFEKTCSSDSKIYEGMSKAISLPIRKSDDFRKLYHGLRSYDQPTENPADCFTEGGNLIPAAVWLSLKLDDMSDNEMK from the exons ATGGAGGTTTTTCCGCAATGGTTGAAAAAATTGTGGTTCAAGTGGAACGTGCGAACATTTGTTTTAGTAGGCCTTACATTTCAAGTGGTTCTTATATGTTTTGGCGGTCGTAGAAAGTATAGTCGCAAGTTATGGATCAGAATCGTCGTTTGGTGTGCATACTTAGCAGCAGACTCTGTGGCAAATCTCGCTTTAGGTGCAATCTCAAACGAACTGGTATTTTGTGACAGTTATTCTGACTCCCTGAATAACTTTGAGCTAAAGGTATTCTGGGCACCATTTCTGTTGCTGCACTTGGGTGGCCCTGATACCATTACTGCCTATGCTCTGGAAGACAATGAGTTGTGGTTGAGGCACCTTCTTGGACTATTTTCCCAGACGGGACTCACAGTTTATGTCTGCCTCCTAGCGTGGACAGGGTCTCATCTTTCAGTTCTAACCATTCTGATGATTTTGGTTGGTTTTTTTAAGTATGGGGAAAGAACATGGGTACTTTGGCGTGCCAGTAGCGGGCAGCTGGAGAACTTCCCCTCaatcaaagaagaaaacaaactgGTTGgtgataaaattatttctcaTGTTAGGAAGCCTGAAGTTCCTCAAGAAAGTATAGTATTTGTGGCTTCCAGGTTGATTTTCTTTTACATGCCTAGCATAGTACATGCAGGACGTGGTGAATACCTGTATGAAACTATATCGGACTTCTTACTAGAAGCACCAGCTGAAATCATTAGCAAACTAATTGAAATAGAACTTGGGTTCATGTATGATTTGCTTTACACCAAGGCAAGGGTGGTGTATACTCCCTGCATCTTAGCGTTGCGGGTGATGGGTTTCTTTCTAACTTGCATAGTACTTGTGCTCTTCCCTTTACGAGTAACTcaagattattattattattattattattatgattactCCAAGGTTGATGTTGCAATAACTTTTGCACTGCTAGTTGGAGCTATTACAACAGATCTATATGCTGCATTTGCACTACTTTCCTCGAATTGGAGTACAGCTTTGTTGTATCCACTGACCCAGAAGAACTCTTGCTACCAAGCCATTGCTTACTGCCAAAAGTACTTCAACAAAAGTCCATTGCCATTGTGGTTTAACAAAATTTCTCAATTCAGTCTGTTACGCTTCTGCTTTGGAGAAAAGCATGTCAGATTTGATTGTGTCCTGAACCACTTCCCTAGAGTTCATGAGAAACTGGAGAAACAAGAGTCTATAACTTACCTAGAAGTTACAGATACTCTGAAGAGACATATTATCCGGAAAGTGCAGCAGAAACATAAGGAATCTCTTTCTCAAACTCAAGGAGTCGTATTGCAAGGAAATATAGACGATGTACTACAGAAGAACAGTTGTAGTGAGGAGCTCAATCCATACAAAGGGAGAGATAT CAAGCAGAATATCATTGTCTGGCACATTGCTACTGAACTTTGTTACTACTTGGAAGATGCAGAAGCAGCAGGAATTGTTCAATCAGAGCAGCGTGAAATCAGTCTTCACATTTCGCAATATATGTTGTCTCTCTTTGTCATACATCCCTCCATGTTGTCAGCAAAAGCGAATGTGAAGTTATTTGAAAAAACTTGTTCTTCTGACAGTAAAATTTATGAAGGAATGTCTAAAGCCATTTCACTGCCGATTAGAAAATCAGATGATTTCCGCAAACTTTACCATGGATTGCGATCTTATGACCAACCTACAGAAAATCCGGCTGATTGCTTTACAGAGGGAGGAAATCTTATTCCTGCAGCAGTTTGGCTTTCATTAAAATTGGATGACATGTCAGACAATGAAATG AAATAG